The Miscanthus floridulus cultivar M001 chromosome 7, ASM1932011v1, whole genome shotgun sequence genome includes a region encoding these proteins:
- the LOC136466694 gene encoding uncharacterized protein isoform X1, with protein sequence MQPSDVLRKILSVLPIDKYGHIVTVLHQGDLSTATPTQILGKINAHEMYMHITPQDVSSSTKKKDKDLAFKASQEKGKARLEYESSSDDEVDDESLALMVKKIVKMLKKLNKSDIKFDGKKKFFTSSRRKPISEMHCYNCGELGHLAHQCTKPKKDKFKNKNKGKKDDSSNEEDDEKKKNKPYKKRDGKKNFHKKKKSGKAYIVGDWLTDIDSSSGSSDDDSDNEKVAAIAIDSSSSPPPPPSSSTHLCLMAKGERKVSHDDDSSGGDHAHNDDSDSDSDDDEYESPTYDDLAKLLKKYTKIIIKTRAKNEKLEIKNDSLLAKCEIAEKASVKLRGANDAMSSKLKELKSSKKKLKDKHDKLEWVHKKLITSHNKLKDEYTTLKINHDNLVIAQEFLPNEPHDATNNVVKIDIATSCDDLIDESIEQGSSGKGKQVIECNDYDEYVKLKHDNEKLKKEFEEFKIHNTIMLENLDHDGDLFLRMRS encoded by the coding sequence atgcaaccatccgatgttctaagaaagatcttgagtgtcctccccattgacaaatatgggcatattgtgaccgtgctacatcaaggtgatctttccaccgctacaccgacacaaatcttgggaaagatcaatgctcatgagatgtacatgcacatcacaccacaagatgtctcatcctctaccaagaagaaagataaggacttagcattcaaagctagtcaagagaagggcaaggcaagacttgagtatgagagctcaagtgatgatgaagttgatgatgaaagtcttgctctcatggtgaagaagatcgtcaagatgctaaagaagctcaacaagagtgacatcaagtttgatggcaagaagaagttcttcactagctctagaaggaagccaatctccgaaatgcATTGCTACAactgtggagaacttggtcatctagctcaccaatgcacaaagcccaagaaagacaagttcaagaacaagaacaagggcaagaaagatgactcaagcaatgaagaggatgatgagaagaaaaagaacaagccatacaaaaagagagatggcaagaagaacttccacaagaagaagaagagtggaaaggcttacattgtcggtgattggctcacggacattgattcatctagtggatcatccgatgatgatagtgacaacgagaaggtggccgccattgctattgactcatcatcttcaccgccaccaccgccatcatcttctacacatctatgccttatggccaaaggtgaacgaaaggtatctcatgatgatgatagtagtggtggtgatcatgctcataatgatgatagtgatagtgatagcgatgatgatgaatatgagtcacctacttatgatgatcttgctaaattgctaaagaaatacactaagatcattataaaaactagagctaaaaatgaaaagcttgagattaagaatgattctcttttagctaaatgtgagatagccgaaaaggctagtgttaagCTTAGAggagcaaatgatgctatgtcatccaaactcaaggagctcaaatcttctaaaaaaaagcttaaagataaacatgataaacttgagtgggtgcacaaaaagctcatcactagtcataataagctaaaagatgaatatactactctcaagattaatcatgacaatcttgttattgctcaagaatttttacccaatgagccacatgatgctactaacaatgttgttaagattgatatagctacatcatgtgatgatttaattgatgagagcattgagcaaggatctagtggcaaaggcaagcaagtgattgagtgcaatgactatgatgagtatgtcaagctcaagcatgacaatgaaaagctaaagaaagagtttgaagagttcaaaatccacaacaccattatgctagaaaatcttgatcatgatggtgacttattcttgagaatgagaagctaa
- the LOC136466694 gene encoding uncharacterized protein isoform X2 has product MMLGKSKDRRFIYHGTLMAVAAITVHRHFKSQLDPYMRSALAEIASGRGLFVDTYDRKTKETKVGIMQVAPEVAQWLGRELGYKSYDIEDNTNFLYWPLVNVYFGAAYAKWLFSCDDKQRTEEFVVRAYKGGKKKAAHKSTSPIFQRYLYVKENLLSMRQPEICHELTPDLENLSSAEAQ; this is encoded by the exons ATGATGCTGGGGAAGAGCAAGGACAGAAGGTTCATCTATCACGGGACCCTGATG GCAGTGGCGGCAATTACCGTTCATAGACATTTCAAATCTCAGCTAGACCCG TATATGAGAAGTGCACTTGCTGAAATTGCAAGTGGAAGGGGACTCTTTGTAGATACTTATGATCGTAAGACTAAAGAAACCAAAGTTGGCATAATGCAGGTGGCACCTGAAGTTGCTCAATGGCTTGGAAG GGAACTAGGTTACAAGAGTTATGACATCGAAGATAATACTAATTTTCTGTACTGGCCTCTTGTAAATGTCTACTTTGGAGCTGCTTATGCAAAATGGCTCTTCTCTTGTGATGACAA ACAAAGAACTGAAGAATTTGTTGTTAGAGCATATAAGGGTGGCAAAAAGAAGGCTGCTCACAAATCAACTTCCCCTATCTTCCAGCGTTATCTTTATGTGAAAGAGAACTTGTTGTCTATGAG ACAACCAGAAATTTGCCACGAGCTTACTCCTGACCTAGAAAATTTGTCAAGCGCAG AAGCACAGTAG
- the LOC136466694 gene encoding uncharacterized protein isoform X5 encodes MMYMRSALAEIASGRGLFVDTYDRKTKETKVGIMQVAPEVAQWLGRELGYKSYDIEDNTNFLYWPLVNVYFGAAYAKWLFSCDDKQRTEEFVVRAYKGGKKKAAHKSTSPIFQRYLYVKENLLSMRQPEICHELTPDLENLSSAEAQ; translated from the exons ATGATG TATATGAGAAGTGCACTTGCTGAAATTGCAAGTGGAAGGGGACTCTTTGTAGATACTTATGATCGTAAGACTAAAGAAACCAAAGTTGGCATAATGCAGGTGGCACCTGAAGTTGCTCAATGGCTTGGAAG GGAACTAGGTTACAAGAGTTATGACATCGAAGATAATACTAATTTTCTGTACTGGCCTCTTGTAAATGTCTACTTTGGAGCTGCTTATGCAAAATGGCTCTTCTCTTGTGATGACAA ACAAAGAACTGAAGAATTTGTTGTTAGAGCATATAAGGGTGGCAAAAAGAAGGCTGCTCACAAATCAACTTCCCCTATCTTCCAGCGTTATCTTTATGTGAAAGAGAACTTGTTGTCTATGAG ACAACCAGAAATTTGCCACGAGCTTACTCCTGACCTAGAAAATTTGTCAAGCGCAG AAGCACAGTAG
- the LOC136466694 gene encoding uncharacterized protein isoform X3, which translates to MMAVAAITVHRHFKSQLDPYMRSALAEIASGRGLFVDTYDRKTKETKVGIMQVAPEVAQWLGRELGYKSYDIEDNTNFLYWPLVNVYFGAAYAKWLFSCDDKQRTEEFVVRAYKGGKKKAAHKSTSPIFQRYLYVKENLLSMRQPEICHELTPDLENLSSAEAQ; encoded by the exons ATGATG GCAGTGGCGGCAATTACCGTTCATAGACATTTCAAATCTCAGCTAGACCCG TATATGAGAAGTGCACTTGCTGAAATTGCAAGTGGAAGGGGACTCTTTGTAGATACTTATGATCGTAAGACTAAAGAAACCAAAGTTGGCATAATGCAGGTGGCACCTGAAGTTGCTCAATGGCTTGGAAG GGAACTAGGTTACAAGAGTTATGACATCGAAGATAATACTAATTTTCTGTACTGGCCTCTTGTAAATGTCTACTTTGGAGCTGCTTATGCAAAATGGCTCTTCTCTTGTGATGACAA ACAAAGAACTGAAGAATTTGTTGTTAGAGCATATAAGGGTGGCAAAAAGAAGGCTGCTCACAAATCAACTTCCCCTATCTTCCAGCGTTATCTTTATGTGAAAGAGAACTTGTTGTCTATGAG ACAACCAGAAATTTGCCACGAGCTTACTCCTGACCTAGAAAATTTGTCAAGCGCAG AAGCACAGTAG
- the LOC136466694 gene encoding uncharacterized protein isoform X4, whose product MEGAEGEGGGQYRLQALYMRSALAEIASGRGLFVDTYDRKTKETKVGIMQVAPEVAQWLGRELGYKSYDIEDNTNFLYWPLVNVYFGAAYAKWLFSCDDKQRTEEFVVRAYKGGKKKAAHKSTSPIFQRYLYVKENLLSMRQPEICHELTPDLENLSSAEAQ is encoded by the exons atggaaggggcagaaggcgaaggaggtggacaataccggcttcaagctctg TATATGAGAAGTGCACTTGCTGAAATTGCAAGTGGAAGGGGACTCTTTGTAGATACTTATGATCGTAAGACTAAAGAAACCAAAGTTGGCATAATGCAGGTGGCACCTGAAGTTGCTCAATGGCTTGGAAG GGAACTAGGTTACAAGAGTTATGACATCGAAGATAATACTAATTTTCTGTACTGGCCTCTTGTAAATGTCTACTTTGGAGCTGCTTATGCAAAATGGCTCTTCTCTTGTGATGACAA ACAAAGAACTGAAGAATTTGTTGTTAGAGCATATAAGGGTGGCAAAAAGAAGGCTGCTCACAAATCAACTTCCCCTATCTTCCAGCGTTATCTTTATGTGAAAGAGAACTTGTTGTCTATGAG ACAACCAGAAATTTGCCACGAGCTTACTCCTGACCTAGAAAATTTGTCAAGCGCAG AAGCACAGTAG